A window of Salvia splendens isolate huo1 chromosome 8, SspV2, whole genome shotgun sequence genomic DNA:
cTTGAAGTTAGATAACCAATAACACACAACGAATGTATAACATCTGAAAAAAGGTATGCCCTCCGTCCCGCTATTTGTGGCCTACACAGTTTGTGTGTAAAGTGGTAGTATCCACTAAAGTTGAATAAATTTCTGTGTGTAAAAAAATATCCTTTGTTGGACTAGGCCACTTATATTTTACAACCCAATTAAGCGTACAGGTCAGTTATAGTGTGACAGAGGGGGTCGTAATTTCTTTTAGATAAGCACACTAATAACAATGCACCTACCTTGTTGAACACTTGCTCCCTTCTAAGAGCAAGCCCACCTCCAAAAAGTGCACATCCAAGTACCAATAACAGATTAGAAAGGATCGATCCCAGCAATGATTGCTGGACAACACGTATCATGCCATTTTGAAGTGCAAGCATGGATATTATCATCTCCGTTGCATTACCAAATGTAGCATTCAAAAGACCGCCAACTGAAAATTCAGCAAAACGCGAGTGAAGTGTCATGTGGAAATCAGAATCATAAAATAGATATCAAAATACGTACACAGCACTAAATATGCAAAAAGCATAAACCATAGCCATTATTTATATGATGGAAAAAACTGCAAGCATCTCCTTTACAAGGATTTATCTATATGCTTCAAGATGTGATAGATACATGTTGAAAGTGAGAAGATCATGCGTGCATGAAAGTTAATGGGAGATTCCGTAAAAAAATTCCTATGCAGACCTAAAGTTAGAAGTTGATGCAAGTGAGTTTAGTAACTGGGGCATGTATGAATGCATTCAAGTTTTGACGAATAATGTTTCAGATAGATGGAATAAATCCTGGTATATACGGTAAATACAGACATTGAGTTAGCAGAACCTAACCTGTTGGTCCAGTAAAGAAAGCTAGCTGCCTACACCAAAAGAAAAGCAAATCAAAACCATATCAAATAATGAGCCACACAAAGATTCAAGTTAGACATAACCCCTATCATGTTTACAGACATTGAATTAGCACAAAAAATTTACTTAAGGTATGCAAGAATAAGCAGTAGTTTCATCGTTTGATATCCATAAAAAAGTGCATTGTGGCACGTGTATATAAGACCTTCTTTCCAAATATCAAACCTCACTGgatggattttaagaaaaagcatttatatattcaaataaagtAGAATGCCCATCACATGATGTATGCAAATCTTTAAGATGAAATGTAAAGAGCATACATACTCTGTAGCCCAGCCCAAACGTTCAGCCAAAGGGATGATGCCGACTAAACTTAAAAAGAACACCCACCCCTGGAGTCAGTTCAATGCATTAGTCCAAAACAGAGAAAACTGAACCTTGAGAAAGACAAACTGAGCTAGAAAACTGAAACTCACAtgattttttgtaattttgtcaACTAATATCGCCGAAGGACCAAAAGGTACAAGCAAGTTCAATTTATTGGAGAATAGAGCAATCTTTATACTACGAAATATGCCCCTTAGAATTATACACTGAGAGCCACAGTTTTCTGATCCATGGCCAACTATACCACTCTCTGTAGTTATATCCACAGAAGATATCTTTCTCCCAATAGGCCGAGAGCTGAAAAGAGGTAGCCCTTCAAGCTCCATCGACGATTTTCCAGCTAATGAGTCCATCTGTTTGGATAATTTCATCACATATGGTTGAACAAATAATGATATTGAAGCTAGAATCAGTAATTTATGCAGGTTTTTTTTACAATACATCAAAGAACTCACATATCATGATGGAGCTATCATAACTGCTAAATACAATGCTAAGACTTGATTTTATGCAATTAATCCCAATAGTTAAATTTTCATAGCAGCAACATTGATGTAAACACACTAAATACACAATTCTAACGAATTCACTTAGAAATGTCCAATTTCAGAGAGAAGAAATGAACAGTAACCTCGAGATGTAAATCGAATTCCGACGTGGGTGAATCGGTATCGGCCATCTACTACAACTTGTGCAGCAAAACAAGAGCAACAAACAGCTACTCATTTCCTAACACGGGCATTGTGGATAAATTGGGCGAATTGAgagaagagaaagccctagaataATGAGCCCCCACGAATTCAATGCTTAGAGAGAAAGATTCATCAAGTGTGGGGGAAGTCAACAACTGCTGCTGGCCAGGACAAATATAAATCTATTAATGAAAGTAAACTCTTATGAACAATTTCGATTTAATTTCGGGGCTTGAGTGTGTGAATTTGTGTGGGTTTTTTCTACGATTTGATAGCTGCGTTTCGATGATTTGGGCGTCAAGGCTGAGGAAGGGATTGAGGAATTGCCGAATTGGGAAGAAGGGAAAGGTAGTTAATGTAGTTATGAAAGGATCTTCTGCATTGATACTTTACTGCCAAAAACATGACAACtcagaaaaaaaattgttattttaaaaaaaattattttaagaaaatCACAGCAAAGAACCAAAAATGTCATAAAATTGGTAtagaaaaaaacattttttaaatagGGGTACTGTTAGTATATTATTTGTCCATATTTAATTGTGATGTTATCTTGTTATTAATGTTATAATGACATTTTTTACATTTGAAATTCATTTTTCATCATTCTTTGTACAAagtattttacatttaattttattgcattttttttgataaaatagGCAATGTGCACTTAATTAATGAAGGATCTAAAAGGACATATagtttttaatgtaaataatgaatttgaatttaaacTTTAGCCATATTAAAAGTAttaatgtgatttttctttCCGTTACACTGGTAACTAATATGTTTAAACTAATTCATATTTCTAATAATGTTATTGGTAAGATTTTTTAATCTATGCATAAAAAGTTAGAAACTACTACCAAAGAACCAAGATTTATTATTAACTAAATATGCAATATATACATGATTAGGCTTGATTCGCACTCAAGCCTAAACTCAATTAATTAATCGTTAATctgattaattattaatctaACCGACGTTACATCTAAGGTTGAGCAATATAACTCTATCAGTGTCAAATAAGGTTTAATGATTCAATTCGGAAAATAATAAACATATTACTATGATTCGATTTCCAACCAGTTGCAAGGGACAAATTTGAGTTCATGTGTCGTTTTCAAGTTTAACACAAATAAACTAattctaataaaaataaaaaataaaaaatctgttGCAGCCCGGCCTGAACACGAATTAACCCTAGGCCGGGCCGCGTTGCGTCCCGTCCCGAACCATCTAACGCGAGCACGGGCCGGACCCCGGGACCGTCCCCAGGCCGCAAATCCTCCCCATATAACGCGACGCTCGGGCTGGGACTCGCtttttgcggcccggcccataGCGTTAACGATGCTCTAAGTAGGCTAGCTGTCTTTATAGGGAAAAGATTAGGTGTTTCCTATTGGAACCTTTTGTTGTGTTACATTTTGACTCTTAAAAAACATTCAAAATAGCTGTGTTGCTGTGTGATTGAATAATCTGCTGCTGTTAAACTAGATCATTGTTTTGTGAAGTTGTTTGCCAAATTTAATGTTTGTCTAATCACTGTAATGAAATCATACTGCACAGAGCTGTTAGCTTGTAAGCTTTGGTGAGACAAACAATAAATTAGTGGGAGTTTCTAAGAGTTGTAATATCCCTATAAAAGGGAATGTTCTACATCAAACAATTCATAACAGAAAAAATTACAAAACATTTATCTTCTCTTCAAACTCTAGCCACCATGAATCTTCTTCTACTTatcgcctctctcgattaccatctttaagaccgTGAAGCGTCTGTAGAGAAAGAAAATATCCAGGAAGAGGAACGTGAAGCTTCTgtagaaaaggaaaatattcaggAAGAGGAATGTGAAGCTTCTGTAGAAGAAGAAAATGTTGAGGAAGAGGAACGTGAAGCTTCTGTAGAAGAAGAAAATGTTGAGGAAGAGCAACGTGAAGCTTCTGTGGAAGAAGAAAGTATTCAGGTAGTGGATTGTGGAACTTCGTCTGCTTCCACCAACCGAGACCCCTCACTAAATGGGGGTGCAAGAGCTAAGAGAGGATCAAAAAGGAGCAAGTCCGACAAAGAGCCGGAAACTGTTTCAGTGCAAAGTAAATTTCGCAAACAGCATGATAAGAAGAAGCAGGCATCTACCACTTCGACTCCTCCTACCAAGAGATCCACTAGGATATCATCTTCGGCTATGGGAACTGGAAACGTAGTGACAGAAGAATTTGCTTCTCCTAAGAGTTTGAGAAAACATGAAAAACCATCATGATAACCAATGCAGCTCTATCAATCTTTATAAATGCAAGTGGATCTTCAAATCATTGAATTGTTTTAGTATCTTATGTCTTCGTGTTCACACATCACTATTCTTTGCGTACATCTTTGGCTGAGTAATTTAGTTAACGATTCTTGTTGCTATAGGAAGGAGCAAAGAAATATATGGATGAAGCGAAAGTCCCTTGGAAGAAAATCTTGGGAGAGAGCAATAAGAGTAGATGGAGGAACATGAAATTTGCATAGTTTTGGCTACTTATTTCTAATCACTTCATTGCACCCACAATCTAAAAGAACTTCACTTAAAATATTTACGGGTGCATGGCATGGCATGCATTAATATTGTACATCGTGCAAGCATGTCGTGCTTCACCACCTGCAACGCTGCGTTTCCTAGTACGCACACCGCTGTTGCTGTGCTCGGGGAAGCCGCGTTGCAATTGCCCTTTACAATCATTTGTTAAAGTAACGCTGCAAGCAAAGTTTTACTTTATAAAGTGGTCATTCTTGATTTGTGGAAGCTACCTCCTCTTTCGCCCTTAGTTCACACACGATCCACACCTATTACTCCTAAGTCCTAATTAATGCTCCATTAATCCAGTCTATCAATATTGATTTATTTGTAATTGAAAATTTGGGGATTTGGTTAAATATCAAGAATGGCCATAATtccaagaaatgaaaaaataaatagaaaattagaAACTTTTTTCACTTTGACGTTAATAATGGTATTTAATAGTAGCAtctgatatttaaaaaaaaacataaaatgaagAATTGGACCGAGTCTCGTATGTTGACTTGGTTAGTCGATTTCGCTTCATTATAAACAGTAGAGTCTCTAGAAATTCAAACTAAagtattaatataaatttagtTTATGTACTATTAGTAATTTGTAGTAACAAAATACATTTTCCAGTAAAATTATTATTAGTGCTTTTTTTGTTGTCGTTCAAGATGTGCGTTGACGGGACCCAAAAGTATTAAACCCAAGATGTGCATTCTTTTCATTTACTACTAATCTATCAAATTGAagattaataatatatatagaaATCGCACAAAAGATTTAGAAACTTATTTGGTCAGAATGTTTAGCATCATatcctaatttatttattttccaaaatataTTACTATATATTAGAACTGGACTACATGTTCGGTGGGGACAATACCAAGTCTCCGTTTGTATTACATTGATACACTTTATTTTCCTAGAAATTACATGGAAGATAACTTTGTGGGTTCCTCATAAAAAGGTATGTATCGTGTGGACCCAATATTATGAGGTTAGTATATACCTCTTCCATAATATATTTGCTCATTTATCTAGCAAATTATGATTAGTTATATCTATTGCCACTAATTTAATTTGGACAATAATATTATGTTGTCCAATTTAACAGtttatatctttttttttatttagaaatTGCATTTTAGTTTACTTTTGCTAATATTACCTTGGCAGTAACACATGCCCCATCAAAACAATTTCTTATTTGCTTAACCAAATAATAAGGTGCAAACATGATAATGTTGATATTTGGTAACACGATTTTTCCCCTATTAATAGAGCAGAGGTTCAAGTAACCACGTTCACAATTTAAATGATAAATTACTATAAAGAAAAATCgatatttaaaaattagtttTGTCTTTTAAATTCATAACTTAGAAAGTGATTTGTCAAACTTCCAAGGAAAAGATTTCATAACTCAATTCTCGTCTTCCAAACGAGTTCTTAAGCATCAGTTATACTCTTTCCACTCCCAAAAAATATTGCAATCAATCAAGATTTCAACGCTAACATGATTTGATGATTGACGTATGTGGCCGTATCGTACGTCAACCAAAATAACATCatattatagtactactaaattaaataatttcactTTATGTATTCCATATGTCCCTCTGTGgtagaggcgtttcttttcgacacgcgatttaagaaaagttatgTTAAGTGAtttaagtaaatgaataataaagtagaaaaggaaaaaagtagagagaataaagtaagagagaagaaaagttgtTGATTTGTGCCAAAAAAAAAGTAACGACTCAGCTACAATGAGACAacccaaaaaagaatacgactcagctacagagagacggatggagtactatatttcaCCCCGCTTCTCGTTCTCTCCATTTCATCTCATTCTCTCCATTTCATCTCATTCTTTCTTAATATAAACCAcaatcaaacaaataaattcaTTAATATGACTGTGTTTTGACTGAAAAAAATACATACTAGTCATTTAAGCGTGTGATGGAAGTTGGTTTGACGCCAAAATCCTCCCTATAAATAGACATCTCTTTCAACTGTAAATTACCTCGCCATTGCAAACGAATTTATACACACACACAGATACAGCATCTCAATTCTTCCAATTTCATCAATCTGACAAAATGAAGGTAAATTCACTACGAAATTCGAGACTTCCTTTTTCCTAACCACTCCAATTTCTGCTTAATTGAATCGCTAGCCAatttgatggggtacgaactaaaccctaatggcaagcccaataacagtgacggcccatcagcccagagcccaagaaagagtatctgttcggcaccaaagagttcggcacgaccaaagagttcggactcagcctacagctcggtaaaagccgaccagtcaagctctcctctcagatcggcaagagctgatcggtaaagtccagcagttcggtctcagcattcgaccgaactaggagttggtggactcacgaaaggcctccacgacctccactatacccacgatctatttagtggtatgaagcagttattgagcagttattgctcacccacgatcttgttagtggggctgcaaaccacgatcctagttcaatgtataaatagaacttagatctgatagaaaagcgttaagctctctagagataaaatagcatatagcaagtctgtattgtaagctgtattttcgcagatcaagcaatacaaacctgccctcattcctccccgtggacgtagatttacctcagtaaatcgaaccacgtaaattcattgtgtcataattctctaccagcatttactaacatcaaaaattcgcggatccatcactggcgccgtctgtgggaaacagagaacaaaatttgtgataaagcgaatttttgatccatttttttccacccaaaaaatgcataccagatcgcagaatacccgtattccagcccgtgagaaccaggaggaagccaatccatcccataggtcgggaaaacagcctagggataaatccaccaccagttctcatggcgaaggaacaagccgctccaaaaatcgtcccactgagtcttcccagcagcccgatttgaatgaggctgttaagcagtttttggctgaaaagcaggaggaattcttaaccttcctgcgaaaaagccaaaagcagccggagacgaaaacgacggattctccttctccctccgcacaagaaagtcactaccgcagtagtgtcgcatctcccaggagaaagaatcctcaaccccgacatattccagctcctcctcggtaccggaatcacaggagaactcaatctcctccataccgacgagatatcggattcgccgtgtacggagcactgaagactccgttctcggacgacatcacccgaactcccctaccacagaactaccgaactccgtcgatgacttacgacgggctcgtggaccctcacgatttcttggggcgctatcaatataacatggcgaaccagggtctcaacgaggtccacatgtgcaagctgtttcccgagctgctcatcgggaacgcgagaaggtggttcgatagcctcccccagggcagcatcagatcttaccgagatctaatggatgccttccacaggaggttctttcagaaagcggaagcccgaatcacttcggctcagctgctttccattcgtcaaggtcgcgacgaaaaaattagcgactttatgacaagattccacaaggaatgcctgcaagtagacgatctcaacgatctgcttgtcatctcggcattccaaaatggaatcctgcccggagctctctacaggaagctcgttgagtgcggtccgcagacagctcaggaaatgtgggacattgcggaccagtactcccgggccgatgaggcagaccgtcgtaaacggtcgttagacagctcatcgtcccgaggagacagaaggaagcccgatcatagcgatcaggggcatcctcgccggactccatttgaaagaattcaaagggctccggtgcaagacagattgggacctcgtctcaatcccgagaagccgcccgctcagttcgtaccgctgaacaagccgagggcggaaattttcgaactgcactctgacctattcgaaaagccaaagcggatgacgaaatcagccgcgcgccgaccacaggataactactgctcctaccatcaagaccacggtcacgatacggaggagtgcagaaacttggctgcaggtatcgatgttcttgtgaaggcagggacattgaaaaaataccgaagtaagcagccaaagaagaataaaaagcagagtggtgcgaactgcgcccctcaggatccgaaaaggcagccggatcccgaagacgatgacgagccgcaatatgatggagtaatccagactattgacgcgctccctgccgggaagaccaagtcgtccctaaagtcagaacgcagaggctccaatcgagaggagccaacgcataaaaggctgaagcaggacgaagtgattacgttctcggctgctgatcccgtcccggccatctctcctcaccaagacgccattgtcatccaagccggagtggcaaacaaactgatccacagggtgtttgtggatacaggagcgtcggttagcattctttttaaagagtgcttcgacaaactagaagtggacccagctcggctcagtccggctccgcttcccctgaagagcttcacccaggaggacacccgccctgaaggtattatcagccttccgatcacggtggggaaagcgcctactagctccagtacgatgattgagtttttcgtggtgaaagctcggtccccgtacaacgtcatcctgggaagagactggctcaacacagttcgggccgtttgctccacctatcacctcaccatcaagatccccactaaaggagggatagcggtcatccgaggtgaccaaaagagagcaaaggaatgtctgcaaattgcgcttagaagtgccgagcagtcagatcggcaccaccaagcatagcaatcacagcagccggagtcagaggcgatgaccgaagtcataccggagccgaactcgatgacagttcagctgtacgaagacgatccatcccgaacggttaagatcggcttcgcgggaacgcccctacttcgggaaaaaaccatccagctcctcaaggagtataaagacgtctttgcatggtctccgttggacatgaccggagtgccccccgaggtaatcactcatcggttaaatattgatccttcagtccggccgataaaacagaagcaaagactctttgcggcagaacgaaatcaagtcatccatgacgaagtccgtcaattattgaaggcggatgtgttattcgaagtgaagtacccTTCGTGGgtagccaatcctgtcatgatcaagaaaaaggaaggaggatggcggatgtgcatagatttcaccgatctaaataagcactgtcccaaagattgctatccccttccgaacatagataaaaaagtagaagctttgataggctttgaaattttttgttttctggatctgtacaaaggataccatcaagttttaatggatgagattgacgcttcaaaaatggccttcattactgatttcggcattttcgcttataaaaagatgccattcggtttaaagaatgccggagccacttatcaaaggatggtagacaagctttttcggcacctgattggaaaggaggtcgaagtgtatgttgacgatatagtcgtcaaaagcaaaagcacttcggagtacgagcacaacctcaagtccactctcaacgtgctcaagaaagccaacctcaaacttaatccccaaaagtgtacctttttggtagattcgggaaagtttctgggttgttgggtttcaaaggacggactcaaggcaaacccctcaaaagttcaagtcgttcaaaacatggcaatgccgaagtccatacatgacgtgcaaaggctaaccggatgcctagccgcactgaatcgattcctttctcaagcagccgaaaagcaactgccgttcttcacggtgttgaaaaaggcaccaaagttcgagtggggagccgagcagaaaaaggcctttgacgagctcaaaagttatctagccgagcttcctatgctctctgctccaaccgaagccgaagtaatattcttatacttagcggcatcggatcaaaccatcagcgcggtgcttgtacgagaagaaggcctaaagcagcttcccatctactttacaagccgagcattaagaggtccagaaacaaggtatcaaccactggaaaagattgctctggcattagtaaatgcagcaaggagactgcggccatacttctatgctcacaaggtatgcgtcttaactgatctgccacttcggcaagtgttgaccaaaccggaagcgtcaggcagaatcgccaagtgggctatagagttgggagagcacacaattgaatatctacctcggaaagccatcaagggacaagccttggcagattttcttgcagaagcaaagttcgatcaagcaagtcctgttattgccgaacagaagaattctgccaatgccgaactagcacagcccttggaatccgaagtagaaccgccggactgttggagcggattcgtagatggagcttcaaacaagatgggaagtggagctggtattctacttgtcgctcccgacggacacgaggtaacctactcacttcggttcctattccccactactaataatgaagccgagtacgaagccctcctggccggactccagttagcgcaaagtctgctcgtcaaatctctcaaagtccattgtgattcacaagtcatagtaaatcacatgttgggtacaagtgaagcccgtgacgagagaatgaagaagtatttggacaaagcgcaaagcatcagccgaagtttctcctattttcggataatccgtattcccagagcggaaaatagccgagcagatatcttaagtaagttggcctcagatccgagctcaaaggcggaagaattaatgcatcgaagcattgatgaagccgaggtacattcagtatccagctcgccgaactggatgacgccgatcttgcagtatctggatcaaggacaattgcccgaggataagagagaagctcggaagatcacgtgccgagctcttcggtacgaacttcatgaaggagtcctctttagaaagtcttacctccagccgttattgcggtgcgtaggaccagaagagacggactacatcctcagagaagttcatgaaggatcgtgcggtagccacatcggagccagagctttagctaaaaaagttctgagatggggatattattggccaaccatggtacaagaggcagtgcagctcgtcaagaagtgtacgaagtgccaaattcatgcaaatgtcccaaggatgccgcagaccgatctgtacactatgcaaagcccttggcctttcatgcaatggggcatagacatagtgggaccacttcctcaagctcctcggcaaatgaaattccttatcgttgccgtggactacttcacgaagtgggtggaggctgaaccattagctacgataacgagctcaaaggcattggacttcgtctggaagaacatagtgtgccgatttggcataccccacatcctcatctcggataatgggactcagttcaccgacaagacgttcaagaattggtgccaagagctaaacattcaacagcggttcacttcggtctcccatccccaagcaaacggacaagcggaagtaacgaaccggattctggtgaaagggttaaaagctcggttagaacaagccaaaggacaatgggtagaaaatctccctcaagtcctatggtcctaccgaactacacccaaaacctccaacggtgaaactccgtatagtctggtgtacggcactgaagccgtaatcccggtggagatcggcgtacccagtccccgaactctaaatttctcctcagaaatgaatgacgacggactgagagcagaactagatctcgccgaagaaagaagagaattggcgtgcataaaagcagccaagtataaggagcaagtagcccggtactataaccaaagggtgaaaaagcttcaatttcaagtgggagatctcgtcttgagaaacaacgaagtgagccgagcagaaaagctgggcaaactcgagcccacatgggagggtccatatcgggtgtcagaagtcctcggcaaagggtcttataaattgactcacatgtcaggagaacaagtaccccgaacatggcacgtctccaacctcaagaagttccacttgtaagagacaaagtccggtcagtctgtcttgtgtctagttcggtcataggggtacatgtttttatttgtttgtttttttttacttgtatcttttacttgtcgttttataaaagtttaaagttttttttctttcgtctttttctttttttctctatgtgttttgtctctatgtgcttgtcgtctcttacaaatggtaccaaggtatatcgttctttaaagactgatcccctttttagatcgattattaaagactattgtgagtccaagcttctaaggaggatataagaccacaattcagcttaacaagcagtccgtctgaaacgaactgcaataagccaacgattgtgcgtccaagcttccaaggaggatacaagaccgcaattcagcttaataagcacttcgtctgaaacgaactgcaataagggaaagtccgatccacgcgataaacctcgccgaattaggacgactgagttcggtcaaagaagtttacctcataagaccgaggacgaccatgtctagtcaaagaggtttactgcataagaccacttcggttaactgggaaagtccgatccacgcgataaaactcgccgaattaggacaagggaaagttcgatcccggcgacaaaaatcgccaaattagaa
This region includes:
- the LOC121746103 gene encoding histone H3.v1-like, whose translation is MKSYCTELLAYREASVEKENIQEEEREASVEKENIQEEECEASVEEENVEEEEREASVEEENVEEEQREASVEEESIQVVDCGTSSASTNRDPSLNGGARAKRGSKRSKSDKEPETVSVQSKFRKQHDKKKQASTTSTPPTKRSTRISSSAMGTGNVVTEEFASPKSLRKHEKPS